In Thauera sedimentorum, a single genomic region encodes these proteins:
- the pilQ gene encoding type IV pilus secretin PilQ, whose protein sequence is MKGRIATLLLAAIFTGPGYWAVAHAQNAAEQAQVPANSIENLEVAQQGGAVYVKLTMQQPLAAAPASFSVANPARIAFDFPATANALGRSAQAINAGDLVSANIVQAGDRTRLVLNLSRMAPYETRLDGNALIITLSPIPQEAVVQATAEQPIANFAASSSAAALASKSIRDVNFRRGKEGEGRVMVELSSPDTPIDIRKQGPNLIVEFIKTSLPEHLRRRSDVVDFGTPVSAITAQQQGDNVRLVVTPSGLWEHNAYQSDNMFVLEVKRVTEDPNKLVQGTPRGQYGGERLSLNFQNIDVRAVLQVIADFTDFNIITSDSVSGNLTLRLKDVPWDQALDIILQSKGLDMRKNGNVIWIAPSDELATREKLQLEALAQIGDLEPLQTESFQINYHRAKEIYDFLKSKDQTILSKRGSVVVDDRSNKIFVTDVASRLGDLRRLIGEIDLAPKQVLIEARIVEANKDFVRDLGVRMSFTDNAAVNLGGGTRLGMGQIPGVGGALTGTGAQSGGATPVASFSTLNLALFNSAATRFLNLELSALETDGRGKIVSSPRVLTANQVEAAIEQGTEIAYRKETSSGATSVEFKKAVLSLKVKPMITPDGRLQLQVEVNKDSPVFPAGFLEPAIDTKNVKTEVLVENGGTVVIGGIYEESETNNVGRVPVLGEIPVLGALFRNTKRETSRRELLVFITPRIVSDVLTLR, encoded by the coding sequence ATGAAAGGCAGAATCGCGACGCTGCTGCTCGCAGCCATCTTCACAGGGCCGGGCTACTGGGCTGTAGCACATGCACAGAATGCCGCCGAGCAGGCACAGGTGCCAGCCAACAGTATTGAAAACCTGGAGGTTGCGCAGCAAGGCGGGGCCGTTTACGTCAAGCTGACCATGCAACAGCCGCTGGCCGCTGCGCCCGCGAGTTTCAGTGTGGCAAACCCCGCGCGTATCGCCTTCGACTTTCCGGCGACAGCGAATGCGCTTGGACGCAGCGCGCAGGCTATCAATGCCGGCGACTTGGTTAGTGCGAACATCGTTCAGGCCGGGGACCGTACGCGTCTGGTGCTGAATCTGTCACGCATGGCCCCGTACGAAACCCGTTTGGACGGAAACGCTCTGATCATCACCCTCAGTCCGATTCCGCAAGAGGCTGTCGTTCAGGCGACGGCGGAGCAGCCCATCGCCAACTTCGCGGCATCGTCTTCTGCTGCGGCACTGGCAAGCAAGAGCATCCGCGATGTCAATTTCCGAAGAGGAAAGGAAGGCGAAGGGCGAGTCATGGTCGAGTTGTCGAGCCCGGACACGCCGATCGACATCCGCAAGCAGGGTCCGAACCTGATCGTGGAGTTCATCAAGACGTCGTTGCCCGAGCATCTTCGCCGCCGCTCCGACGTGGTGGATTTCGGCACGCCGGTCAGTGCCATCACTGCGCAGCAGCAGGGTGACAATGTTCGTCTCGTGGTAACGCCCTCGGGCCTCTGGGAGCACAACGCCTATCAAAGCGACAACATGTTCGTGCTCGAGGTCAAGCGTGTCACCGAAGATCCGAACAAACTGGTGCAAGGTACTCCGCGTGGCCAGTACGGGGGCGAGCGGCTTTCGCTCAACTTCCAGAACATTGACGTAAGGGCGGTGCTGCAGGTCATCGCCGATTTCACTGACTTCAACATCATTACCAGTGATTCGGTGAGCGGAAACCTCACGCTACGGCTGAAGGATGTGCCCTGGGATCAGGCGCTCGACATCATCCTGCAGTCGAAGGGTCTGGACATGCGCAAGAATGGCAACGTGATCTGGATCGCCCCAAGTGACGAGTTGGCCACCCGCGAGAAGCTGCAACTCGAAGCGCTTGCGCAGATTGGTGACCTCGAGCCGCTGCAAACCGAGAGCTTCCAGATCAACTACCACCGGGCCAAGGAAATCTATGATTTCCTCAAGAGCAAGGATCAGACAATCCTCTCCAAGCGCGGCAGCGTGGTGGTGGACGACCGGAGCAACAAGATCTTCGTGACGGATGTTGCGAGTCGCCTGGGGGATCTGCGTCGATTGATTGGTGAGATAGACCTCGCACCGAAACAGGTCTTGATTGAAGCCCGTATCGTCGAAGCGAACAAGGATTTCGTGCGCGATCTCGGGGTGCGAATGAGTTTCACTGACAACGCAGCAGTCAATCTTGGTGGTGGGACCCGCCTTGGTATGGGGCAAATACCGGGCGTGGGCGGAGCTCTGACAGGGACCGGCGCGCAGAGCGGTGGAGCCACTCCGGTGGCGTCGTTCTCGACACTCAATCTCGCTCTGTTCAATAGCGCGGCTACACGATTCCTGAATCTCGAACTGTCGGCTTTGGAAACCGATGGCAGGGGCAAGATCGTCTCGAGTCCGAGAGTGCTGACTGCAAATCAGGTCGAAGCCGCGATTGAGCAAGGGACGGAGATTGCGTACCGCAAGGAAACGAGTTCCGGGGCAACCAGTGTCGAGTTCAAGAAGGCCGTGCTTTCCTTGAAGGTAAAGCCCATGATTACGCCGGATGGTCGGCTCCAACTGCAGGTCGAGGTCAACAAGGATAGTCCCGTTTTCCCGGCTGGTTTCCTGGAGCCAGCGATCGATACGAAGAATGTGAAGACCGAGGTCTTGGTCGAGAACGGCGGAACGGTAGTGATCGGTGGAATCTACGAAGAATCGGAGACAAATAACGTCGGGCGCGTCCCCGTACTCGGCGAGATTCCGGTCCTCGGTGCGCTGTTCCGAAATACGAAGCGCGAAACCAGCCGCCGTGAATTGCTCGTGTTCATTACTCCGCGTATCGTAAGCGACGTACTGACGCTGCGCTGA
- a CDS encoding pilus assembly protein PilP produces MKLTSSVIALAVVMLGGCTSEEENIQAWMAQQAKGMRGSVKPLPEIKPFPVVEYDAEALLTPFSSERIVPEQRSATGGGSGIKPDLDRRREPLEAYPLESLTMVGVITQNKQAEALIKVDNVIHQVRVGNYMGQDFGVVTAISETEVTLRELVEDVNGDWTERSSSLLLQEQQGGRK; encoded by the coding sequence ATGAAACTCACGTCGTCAGTGATTGCGTTGGCTGTCGTGATGCTCGGCGGGTGCACGAGCGAAGAAGAGAACATCCAGGCGTGGATGGCTCAGCAGGCCAAGGGAATGAGGGGCTCGGTCAAACCGCTGCCCGAGATCAAGCCTTTCCCCGTCGTCGAATATGACGCCGAAGCCTTGCTGACTCCGTTCAGCAGCGAGCGCATCGTGCCCGAACAACGCTCCGCGACTGGAGGCGGGAGTGGGATCAAGCCGGATCTGGATCGGCGCCGCGAGCCGCTCGAGGCCTATCCGCTCGAGTCCCTGACGATGGTCGGTGTGATCACGCAGAACAAGCAGGCCGAGGCGCTCATCAAGGTGGACAATGTCATTCATCAGGTGCGGGTCGGCAACTATATGGGTCAGGATTTCGGTGTAGTGACCGCGATTTCCGAAACGGAAGTGACGTTGCGCGAACTCGTCGAAGACGTGAACGGCGACTGGACAGAACGAAGCAGTTCGCTGCTATTGCAGGAGCAGCAGGGGGGTAGGAAATGA
- a CDS encoding type 4a pilus biogenesis protein PilO, producing MKPNRTHRGAKGIDFNRLAQDFKGLDTNDPGQWPTAPKVAVFIGLLVATVAAAWWFDWREQIETLGQREAEEVTLREQWTSKKRQAVNLDEHKRQLEEIDRQFGALLRQLPNRAEMDSLLAEINQAGLGRGLQFELFKPGSDVVKDFYAEMPIDIRVLGGYHDLGAFAGDVAKMSRIVTLNNIAVEGTRDGRLKLEAKAVTYRYLDEAELAARRQAEQKKPRGRR from the coding sequence ATGAAGCCGAATCGAACCCACCGTGGTGCGAAGGGTATCGACTTCAATCGCCTGGCTCAGGATTTCAAGGGGCTGGATACGAATGACCCGGGACAGTGGCCGACCGCGCCGAAGGTCGCTGTGTTCATCGGACTGCTTGTCGCCACTGTGGCGGCGGCATGGTGGTTCGATTGGCGTGAGCAGATCGAGACGCTCGGCCAGCGTGAGGCCGAAGAGGTCACCTTGCGCGAGCAATGGACTTCGAAGAAGCGCCAGGCGGTGAACCTCGACGAGCACAAGCGCCAGTTGGAGGAGATCGACCGGCAGTTCGGTGCCCTGCTGCGGCAGTTGCCCAACCGGGCCGAGATGGACTCGCTGCTCGCCGAGATCAACCAGGCCGGTCTTGGGCGCGGCCTTCAGTTCGAGCTATTCAAGCCCGGCTCGGACGTGGTCAAGGATTTCTACGCCGAAATGCCGATCGATATCCGCGTGCTCGGCGGCTATCACGACCTGGGCGCCTTCGCCGGTGACGTTGCCAAGATGTCGCGTATCGTCACGCTCAACAACATCGCCGTAGAGGGGACGCGGGACGGGCGCTTGAAGCTCGAAGCCAAGGCGGTGACGTATCGCTATCTCGACGAGGCTGAGCTCGCTGCCCGCAGGCAGGCAGAGCAGAAGAAGCCCAGGGGACGCAGATGA
- a CDS encoding PilN domain-containing protein, whose amino-acid sequence MIRINLLPHREIKRKERRQQFYVLSGLMIVLGLAIAFVVHTVIAGYIEGQERKNQIFKTEIAKLDKEIAEIKRLREQIDALLARKQVIESLQSDRAQTVHLLNETAKQIPEGIYLKSIKQSSKRVTLVGYAQSNARVSHLMRALDESPYLTQPQLVEIKAATVDGRRVGEFTLNITIEQPKAEEEGGGKEVRG is encoded by the coding sequence ATGATCCGTATCAACCTGTTGCCGCACCGCGAGATCAAGCGGAAGGAACGCCGCCAGCAGTTCTACGTCCTTTCCGGGCTGATGATCGTACTGGGCCTGGCGATCGCCTTCGTGGTGCACACCGTGATCGCCGGCTATATCGAGGGCCAGGAGCGCAAGAATCAGATATTCAAGACGGAGATCGCCAAGCTCGACAAGGAGATCGCCGAGATCAAGCGCCTGCGGGAGCAGATCGACGCCTTGTTGGCGCGCAAGCAGGTGATCGAGTCGCTGCAGAGCGATCGTGCTCAAACGGTGCATTTGCTCAATGAAACGGCCAAGCAGATTCCCGAGGGGATCTATCTCAAGTCCATCAAGCAGTCGTCCAAGCGTGTCACCCTGGTCGGCTACGCACAGTCGAACGCGCGCGTTTCCCACTTGATGCGGGCGCTCGATGAGTCGCCCTACCTGACCCAGCCCCAACTGGTCGAAATCAAGGCGGCAACGGTCGATGGTCGCCGTGTCGGCGAGTTCACCCTCAATATCACCATCGAACAGCCGAAGGCGGAAGAAGAGGGTGGCGGCAAGGAGGTGCGGGGATGA
- a CDS encoding pilus assembly protein PilM encodes MIDFAMFSPKARQLAGLDISSSSVKLVELSGSEKEGFRVERYAIEPMPRDAVVDGNIANLEAVGESVRRAVRRMGAGLKNVAVALPASAVITKKIILPAGLREQEMEVQVESEANQYIPFALDEVNLDFQVIGPLGDSPDEVEVLIAASRKEKVEDRVAAVESAGLKALIMDVDSLAAQSAFELISRRLPEQGRDKIIALISIGASVTTVTVLRNGQQIYSREQAFGGNQLTQDIARQYGMSVEEAEAAKRSGSLPQDYEGDLLRPFLDSLALEVSRALQFFFTSTQYNQVDHIVLAGGCAVLPGLADMVGGRTQIPTVIANPFEGMTLSSQVRPKALLADAPAMIVACGLAMRRFDT; translated from the coding sequence GTGATCGACTTCGCGATGTTCAGTCCTAAAGCGCGACAGTTGGCCGGTCTGGATATTTCATCTTCATCGGTCAAGCTGGTCGAGTTGTCGGGCTCCGAAAAGGAGGGGTTCCGGGTCGAGCGCTATGCGATCGAGCCCATGCCCCGTGATGCGGTGGTCGATGGCAACATCGCCAACCTGGAAGCGGTAGGCGAGTCGGTCCGACGTGCGGTTCGCCGCATGGGCGCGGGGCTGAAGAATGTCGCCGTCGCGCTTCCAGCCTCCGCGGTCATTACCAAGAAGATCATCCTGCCCGCGGGATTGCGCGAGCAGGAGATGGAAGTTCAGGTCGAGTCGGAGGCGAACCAGTACATTCCGTTCGCGCTCGATGAGGTGAACCTGGATTTCCAGGTCATCGGGCCACTGGGCGACAGCCCCGACGAGGTCGAGGTGCTGATCGCCGCCTCGCGCAAGGAGAAGGTCGAGGATCGCGTGGCTGCGGTCGAGTCGGCCGGTCTCAAGGCACTCATCATGGATGTCGACTCCTTGGCTGCGCAGTCGGCTTTCGAGTTGATCAGCCGCCGCCTGCCCGAGCAGGGGCGCGACAAGATCATTGCGCTGATCAGTATCGGCGCAAGCGTGACGACGGTTACCGTGTTGCGCAACGGCCAGCAGATTTACAGCCGGGAACAGGCGTTCGGCGGCAATCAACTGACCCAGGACATCGCCCGCCAGTACGGGATGAGCGTGGAGGAGGCGGAGGCAGCGAAGCGCAGCGGAAGCCTGCCGCAGGACTATGAGGGCGACCTTCTCCGCCCCTTCCTCGACAGCCTCGCTCTCGAGGTGTCGCGGGCCCTGCAGTTCTTCTTTACTTCCACGCAGTACAACCAGGTCGATCACATCGTCCTCGCCGGAGGGTGTGCGGTGTTGCCCGGTCTGGCTGACATGGTCGGTGGACGAACCCAGATCCCGACGGTTATCGCCAATCCGTTCGAAGGCATGACACTGTCTTCGCAGGTACGGCCGAAGGCTCTGCTGGCAGACGCGCCGGCCATGATCGTTGCGTGCGGGCTGGCCATGCGGAGGTTCGACACATGA
- a CDS encoding penicillin-binding protein 1A — translation MRWVLYPLAFILVLIVIGLATLAAAATLAWPNLPSLETLTDYRPRIPLRVYTADGHLLGEFGEERRSVVRIGEVPAVLKQAILAAEDERFYEHPGIDPIGILRAALANLTSGGRGQGASTITMQVARNFFLTREKTYNRKLYEILLALKIEQNLSKDQILELYINQIYLGQRAYGFSAAARTYFGKPLGQVTLAEAAVLAGLPKAPSAYNPVVNPARADLRKQYVLRRMLEAGFIDQTAYRAAADTPLQTARPQRGDSVAQGDYVAEMARQIAVEQFGEEAYHLGIRIITTVRREDQMAARRALQDGVLAYDRRRGYRGPETFTDLNGIDKTKGEQLDELLSDVDDVGDLLAAVVLEASPKAVRVYRRGQTLTIEGKGLRFAAPMLAANAPQARRIRPGAIIRIRENGDQGWEILQLPEVQAALVSLDAKTGAVRALVGGFDFNRNKYNHVTQALRQPGSSFKPFIFSAALERGFSPSSLVEDEPLFFPAGVTGSQDWTPRNYDGKFDGLMTVRDALARSKNMVSIRMLQSITPQYAQDYITRFGFEAAKHPPYLTLALGAGSATPWEMASAYAVFANGGYRVEPYVVSQIIDGEGNVVAKVDPPVAGQSAPRVIDPRNAWLMDSMMQDVVQRGTATRARALKRGDLAGKTGTTNDYVDAWFCGYNPDLVAVTWLGHSQPRNLGRGETGGSAALPIWVDYMRTALKDIPEQPRPRPDGLLEIHLPDSTRAEFVYRENMPPEPPVYPSLPFDLSPATESPEEALPPVPPAPPPSAPVAPAPVVERSFGSP, via the coding sequence ATGCGCTGGGTCCTTTACCCCCTGGCCTTCATCCTCGTACTGATCGTCATCGGCCTCGCCACCCTCGCTGCAGCCGCCACGCTGGCGTGGCCGAACCTGCCGTCGCTGGAAACGCTCACCGACTACCGCCCCAGAATCCCGCTCCGAGTATACACGGCGGACGGCCACCTGCTTGGCGAGTTCGGCGAGGAGCGCCGCTCGGTCGTACGCATCGGCGAGGTGCCTGCAGTGCTCAAGCAGGCGATCCTCGCCGCCGAGGACGAGCGCTTCTACGAGCACCCCGGCATCGATCCCATCGGCATTCTACGTGCCGCATTGGCCAACCTGACCTCCGGCGGGCGCGGACAGGGCGCGTCCACCATCACCATGCAGGTGGCGCGCAATTTCTTCCTGACCCGGGAAAAGACGTACAACCGCAAGCTGTACGAAATCCTGCTCGCGCTGAAGATCGAGCAGAATCTCAGCAAGGATCAGATCCTTGAGCTGTACATCAACCAGATCTATCTCGGCCAGCGAGCCTACGGCTTCTCGGCTGCGGCGCGGACCTATTTCGGCAAGCCCCTCGGGCAGGTCACGCTGGCCGAGGCCGCAGTGCTCGCCGGGCTGCCCAAGGCCCCGTCCGCTTACAACCCGGTGGTCAACCCGGCTCGCGCGGACCTGCGCAAACAGTATGTGCTGCGCCGCATGCTGGAGGCCGGATTCATCGACCAGACAGCATATCGCGCCGCGGCCGACACGCCGCTTCAGACCGCGCGACCACAACGCGGCGACAGTGTGGCCCAGGGCGACTACGTCGCCGAGATGGCCCGCCAGATTGCCGTCGAACAGTTCGGCGAGGAGGCCTACCATCTCGGCATCCGCATCATCACCACGGTGAGGCGCGAAGACCAGATGGCGGCGCGGCGCGCCCTGCAGGACGGGGTGCTGGCCTACGACCGGCGTCGCGGCTATCGCGGCCCGGAGACTTTCACCGACCTCAATGGCATCGACAAGACCAAGGGCGAGCAGCTCGACGAGCTGCTGTCGGACGTCGATGACGTCGGCGACCTGCTCGCCGCGGTGGTGCTGGAGGCCTCGCCCAAGGCGGTGCGGGTATATCGCCGCGGACAGACGCTGACCATCGAAGGCAAGGGCCTGCGCTTTGCCGCCCCGATGCTGGCCGCCAATGCGCCGCAGGCGCGGCGCATCCGTCCCGGCGCGATCATCCGCATCAGGGAGAACGGCGACCAGGGCTGGGAGATCCTGCAACTGCCCGAGGTCCAGGCGGCGCTCGTCTCCCTCGACGCCAAGACCGGTGCGGTGCGGGCGCTGGTCGGCGGCTTCGACTTCAACCGCAACAAGTACAACCACGTTACCCAGGCGCTGCGCCAGCCCGGCTCCAGCTTCAAGCCCTTCATCTTTTCCGCCGCGCTGGAACGAGGCTTTTCGCCCAGCAGCCTGGTCGAGGACGAACCCCTGTTCTTCCCCGCCGGCGTCACCGGCTCGCAGGACTGGACGCCGCGCAACTACGACGGCAAGTTCGACGGCCTGATGACCGTGCGCGACGCGCTGGCGCGCTCGAAGAACATGGTGTCGATCCGCATGCTGCAGTCGATCACGCCGCAGTACGCGCAGGACTACATCACCCGCTTCGGATTCGAGGCGGCCAAGCATCCGCCCTATCTCACGCTCGCGCTGGGCGCCGGCAGCGCGACGCCGTGGGAGATGGCCTCGGCCTACGCGGTGTTCGCAAACGGCGGCTACCGGGTGGAGCCCTACGTGGTCTCGCAGATCATCGATGGCGAAGGCAATGTGGTGGCAAAGGTCGATCCCCCGGTGGCCGGCCAGAGCGCCCCGAGGGTGATCGACCCGCGCAATGCCTGGTTGATGGATTCGATGATGCAGGACGTCGTGCAGCGCGGCACCGCAACCCGCGCGCGCGCGCTCAAGCGCGGCGACCTTGCCGGCAAGACCGGCACCACCAACGACTACGTGGACGCCTGGTTCTGCGGCTACAACCCCGACCTGGTCGCGGTGACCTGGCTCGGACACAGCCAGCCGCGCAACCTCGGACGCGGCGAAACCGGCGGTTCTGCCGCGCTGCCGATCTGGGTGGACTACATGCGTACCGCGCTCAAGGACATCCCGGAGCAGCCCCGGCCGCGCCCGGACGGACTGCTGGAGATCCACCTGCCCGACAGCACCCGCGCCGAATTCGTCTACCGCGAGAACATGCCGCCCGAGCCGCCGGTTTATCCGTCGCTGCCGTTCGACCTGTCTCCGGCCACCGAATCGCCCGAGGAAGCGCTGCCGCCGGTGCCGCCCGCGCCGCCGCCAAGCGCACCGGTCGCGCCGGCACCCGTCGTCGAACGCTCCTTCGGTTCGCCCTGA
- the cyaY gene encoding iron donor protein CyaY, with protein MEESMFNALAEAELTRIEAALEACGAEIDVDARPGGILEVEFEDGSKIVINRHSAAREIWVAARSGGFHFRPQDGRWIAGRDGAELYELLSRVVGEQAGEAVSLRPTR; from the coding sequence ATGGAAGAGTCGATGTTCAATGCACTCGCCGAGGCGGAACTGACCCGCATCGAGGCGGCGCTGGAGGCCTGCGGGGCGGAGATCGATGTCGATGCCCGGCCCGGCGGCATTCTCGAAGTGGAGTTCGAGGACGGCAGCAAGATCGTCATCAACCGCCATAGCGCGGCGCGCGAGATCTGGGTGGCGGCCCGCTCGGGCGGCTTCCACTTTCGCCCCCAGGACGGGCGCTGGATCGCCGGCCGCGACGGCGCTGAACTCTACGAGCTGCTGTCGCGGGTGGTCGGCGAGCAGGCCGGCGAGGCGGTCAGCCTGCGCCCGACCCGCTGA
- the lptM gene encoding LPS translocon maturation chaperone LptM, which translates to MRNTTLLAALASTLILSACGIKGSLYLPEPPAAPAAGADHSKDDPKQAPTQ; encoded by the coding sequence ATGCGCAACACGACTCTTCTCGCAGCGCTCGCCAGCACGCTCATCCTCTCCGCCTGCGGCATCAAGGGCTCGCTCTACCTGCCCGAGCCACCGGCCGCGCCGGCTGCGGGCGCCGATCATAGCAAAGACGACCCCAAGCAGGCGCCGACCCAATGA
- the lysA gene encoding diaminopimelate decarboxylase — MKQEFPVPTLSRDERGLRLEGVALADIAAAHGTPTYVYSLAALSAAFEAYRDALAGRPALVCYAVKANSNLGVLSAFARLGAGFDIVSGGELARVLAAGGNAARVVFSGVGKSEAEMRQALDAGIRCFNVESAAELDRLSAVAQQMGKVAPIALRVNPDVDPKTHPYISTGLRSNKFGVAFDEALTLYRRAAALPGLRVAGIGCHIGSQLLDGAPVVEAAEKVLGLVDRLAAEGIVLEHIDLGGGLGIRYRDENPPAVAEYLAPLLSLLEGRREELLLEPGRSLVGNAGLLLTRIEYLKPGVEKNFAVVDAAMNDLARPALYDAWHDVVEVAPRAAASRPYEIVGPICESGDFLAHDRELAVEPGDLLALLSAGAYGMAMSSNYNTRPRAAELIVDGERVHLARAREAVEQLYAGERPLD, encoded by the coding sequence ATGAAGCAAGAATTCCCCGTTCCCACCCTGTCGCGCGACGAGCGCGGACTGCGTCTGGAAGGCGTGGCGCTGGCTGACATTGCCGCCGCACACGGCACCCCGACCTATGTGTACTCGCTGGCTGCGCTGAGCGCTGCCTTCGAAGCCTATCGCGACGCGCTCGCCGGCCGTCCGGCGCTGGTGTGTTACGCGGTCAAGGCCAACTCCAACCTCGGCGTGCTGTCGGCCTTCGCCCGCCTGGGCGCAGGCTTCGACATCGTCTCCGGCGGCGAACTGGCGCGCGTGCTGGCAGCCGGCGGGAATGCGGCGCGGGTGGTGTTCTCCGGTGTAGGCAAGAGCGAGGCCGAAATGCGCCAGGCGCTGGATGCCGGCATCCGCTGCTTCAACGTCGAATCCGCCGCCGAACTGGACCGGCTGTCCGCGGTCGCGCAGCAGATGGGCAAGGTCGCGCCGATCGCCCTGCGCGTCAACCCGGACGTCGACCCCAAGACCCATCCCTACATCTCCACCGGCCTGCGCAGCAACAAGTTCGGCGTGGCCTTCGACGAAGCGCTCACGCTGTATCGCCGCGCCGCCGCCCTGCCAGGGCTGCGGGTGGCCGGCATCGGCTGCCACATCGGCTCGCAGCTGCTCGACGGCGCCCCGGTGGTGGAAGCCGCCGAGAAGGTACTCGGCCTGGTCGACCGCCTGGCGGCGGAAGGCATCGTGCTCGAGCACATCGATCTGGGCGGCGGCCTGGGCATCCGCTACCGCGACGAGAACCCGCCGGCGGTGGCCGAATACCTCGCCCCGCTGCTGTCGCTGCTCGAAGGCCGGCGCGAGGAACTGCTGCTCGAACCCGGGCGCTCGCTGGTCGGCAACGCCGGCCTGCTGCTGACCCGCATCGAGTACCTGAAGCCGGGCGTGGAAAAGAACTTCGCCGTGGTGGATGCGGCGATGAACGATCTCGCCCGTCCGGCGCTCTACGACGCCTGGCACGACGTGGTCGAGGTCGCGCCGCGCGCGGCGGCGTCGCGGCCTTATGAAATCGTCGGCCCGATCTGCGAGAGCGGCGACTTCCTCGCCCACGACCGCGAACTGGCGGTCGAACCCGGCGACCTGCTGGCCCTGCTGTCGGCCGGCGCCTACGGCATGGCGATGAGTTCCAACTACAACACCCGCCCGCGGGCCGCGGAGCTGATCGTCGATGGCGAGCGCGTCCATCTGGCGCGCGCGCGCGAGGCGGTCGAGCAGCTGTACGCCGGCGAACGCCCGCTGGACTGA
- the rfbD gene encoding dTDP-4-dehydrorhamnose reductase, with product MRILLTGARGQVGWELARSLMPLGEVIAPGRERCDLARPETLAALVAELAPQVIVNAAAYTAVDRAETEETLAHRVNAEAVGELAVAARRAGALLVHYSTDYVFDGSKAGAYLEDDPVAPLNAYGRGKLAGEQAVAAAGCDYLIFRTTWVYAARGANFLLTMLRLGAEREVLRVVADQFGAPTWARNIADASAQAVAQACRERAAGNFRSGLFHMAGGGETSWHGFAEAIFAHARRVLPDRVLKVAEVVPIGSADYPTPAARPSNSRLDQQALAARFGLRLPHWEQALLRCLEELGGR from the coding sequence ATGAGGATCCTGCTCACCGGCGCGCGCGGCCAGGTCGGCTGGGAACTGGCCCGCAGCCTGATGCCCTTGGGCGAGGTGATCGCGCCCGGGCGGGAGCGCTGCGACTTGGCTCGCCCCGAGACGCTGGCCGCGCTGGTCGCCGAGCTGGCGCCCCAGGTGATCGTCAATGCCGCGGCCTACACCGCAGTCGACCGGGCGGAAACTGAGGAGACGCTCGCGCACCGCGTCAATGCCGAGGCGGTGGGCGAACTGGCCGTGGCAGCGCGTCGCGCCGGCGCCCTGCTGGTGCATTACTCCACCGACTACGTATTCGACGGCAGCAAAGCCGGCGCCTACCTGGAGGACGATCCGGTCGCGCCGCTCAACGCCTACGGACGCGGCAAGCTTGCCGGCGAGCAGGCGGTGGCGGCCGCCGGCTGCGACTACCTGATCTTCCGCACCACCTGGGTGTATGCGGCGCGCGGGGCCAACTTCCTGCTCACCATGCTGCGCCTGGGTGCCGAGCGCGAGGTGCTGCGCGTGGTCGCCGATCAGTTCGGTGCGCCGACCTGGGCGCGCAACATCGCGGATGCCAGCGCCCAGGCCGTCGCCCAGGCCTGCCGCGAGCGCGCCGCCGGCAACTTCCGCTCCGGGCTGTTCCACATGGCCGGAGGCGGCGAGACCAGCTGGCACGGCTTTGCCGAGGCGATTTTCGCGCACGCGCGCCGGGTGCTGCCGGACCGGGTGCTGAAGGTGGCGGAAGTGGTGCCTATCGGTAGCGCCGATTACCCGACGCCGGCCGCCCGGCCATCGAATTCCCGCCTTGACCAGCAGGCGCTGGCGGCGCGCTTCGGCCTGCGCCTGCCGCACTGGGAGCAGGCACTGCTGCGCTGTCTGGAGGAGTTGGGCGGGCGATGA